From Nguyenibacter vanlangensis, one genomic window encodes:
- a CDS encoding methionine ABC transporter permease, whose product MFRLIADLILRATGETLEMVLASGLISVLGGLPLAVLLIVTAPGGLYPLPALSRALALAVDAVRAVPFMILLVLLIPLTRLIAGTALGTGAAIVPLAIAAVPYFARIAEVSLREVDQGLVDAVRAMGGTRWMTVRYVLLPEALPGLISGFTVTLITLVGASAMAGVIGAGGLGDLAIRYGYQRFNTTVMLSVVAVLIVMVTILQWIGNRLARRLA is encoded by the coding sequence ATGTTCCGGCTGATTGCTGATCTGATTCTGCGCGCGACGGGCGAGACGCTGGAGATGGTGCTGGCGTCCGGCCTGATTTCGGTGCTCGGCGGTCTGCCGCTGGCCGTCCTGCTGATCGTCACGGCGCCGGGCGGCCTGTACCCCCTGCCGGCACTGTCCCGCGCCCTCGCCCTTGCCGTCGACGCGGTCCGTGCCGTGCCGTTCATGATCCTGCTGGTACTGCTGATCCCGCTGACCCGGCTGATCGCGGGCACCGCCCTGGGGACCGGCGCTGCAATCGTACCGCTGGCCATCGCCGCCGTGCCCTATTTCGCCAGGATCGCGGAGGTCTCGCTGCGCGAGGTCGACCAGGGACTGGTGGACGCCGTGCGCGCCATGGGCGGCACGCGCTGGATGACGGTGCGCTACGTGCTGCTGCCGGAGGCGCTGCCGGGCCTCATTTCAGGCTTCACCGTAACCCTGATCACCCTGGTCGGCGCCTCGGCCATGGCGGGCGTCATCGGCGCCGGGGGCCTGGGAGACCTGGCGATCCGCTATGGCTATCAGCGTTTCAACACGACGGTGATGCTGTCGGTCGTCGCCGTGCTGATCGTCATGGTCACAATCCTCCAATGGATCGGCAACCGGCTGGCACGGCGGCTGGCATGA
- a CDS encoding peroxiredoxin, with amino-acid sequence MALLPGWTAPDFACDTTSGPIRFHAWLGSGWGVVLTHLDDYTTQSLGAGMDWAKTCARPIKVLGLDSPPHERRAPPRPRQSAPSPVPRLVDPTGAVRTLWRGIAIDAGHDAPALDDDHVVYFLDPAKTIRMTLSYSLFQSRDFSDIVSVLHALGADRHCGCRPIRKAA; translated from the coding sequence ATGGCACTGCTCCCCGGCTGGACAGCCCCGGATTTCGCCTGCGACACGACATCCGGGCCGATCCGCTTCCATGCATGGCTCGGTTCAGGCTGGGGCGTCGTCCTGACCCACTTGGACGATTACACGACGCAGAGTCTTGGCGCCGGGATGGATTGGGCCAAGACATGTGCCCGGCCGATCAAAGTGCTGGGCCTGGATTCCCCGCCCCATGAACGCCGCGCGCCGCCCCGTCCGCGCCAATCGGCTCCGTCGCCAGTGCCGCGACTTGTAGACCCGACCGGCGCCGTTCGGACCCTCTGGCGGGGCATCGCCATCGATGCCGGCCATGATGCCCCCGCTCTCGATGATGATCATGTCGTCTATTTTCTGGACCCAGCCAAGACCATACGCATGACGCTTTCATATTCTCTTTTCCAGTCCCGCGATTTTTCCGATATCGTGTCTGTACTCCATGCCTTGGGGGCCGACCGGCATTGCGGGTGCCGCCCCATCCGGAAGGCGGCCTGA
- a CDS encoding alpha/beta hydrolase: protein MNHLWEALARYPNDAPVRENQPKRKICPMPTPGRSNDGGSIQHRPLPCRETTAFLTDPTVASALIGALSPFDIVIVPGLDGSGPDHWQSRWEGFLSRRSIAVHRVVQIDWEKPTYRAWRSGLRATLAKCSRPTILIAHSLGAVLVARWASERSNGPVSGAFLVAPADVERHRGADAGRVADFAPLPSARLPFPSVLVASRNDEWLTIHRARTMARRWGSTMLDAGKLGHIGNISGVGLWPDGLSALGDLALSLSGAPDP, encoded by the coding sequence ATGAACCATCTGTGGGAAGCACTGGCTCGTTACCCGAACGATGCCCCGGTCAGGGAAAATCAACCCAAAAGGAAGATATGCCCGATGCCGACACCCGGCCGTTCCAACGATGGCGGCAGCATCCAGCACCGTCCGCTGCCCTGCCGCGAGACGACCGCTTTTTTGACCGACCCGACCGTCGCGTCCGCACTGATCGGCGCATTGTCGCCCTTTGACATCGTGATCGTTCCCGGACTCGACGGCTCCGGACCGGATCACTGGCAATCCCGCTGGGAGGGTTTCCTGAGTCGGCGCAGCATTGCCGTCCATCGGGTCGTGCAGATCGATTGGGAAAAACCGACCTATCGCGCCTGGCGTAGCGGGCTGCGCGCGACCCTGGCAAAATGCAGCCGACCGACGATCCTGATCGCGCACAGCCTCGGCGCCGTCCTCGTCGCGCGCTGGGCCAGCGAGCGCTCGAACGGGCCTGTCTCGGGCGCGTTTCTGGTGGCCCCGGCCGACGTGGAGCGGCATCGCGGAGCGGATGCCGGACGGGTCGCCGACTTCGCCCCACTTCCGAGCGCCCGCCTGCCCTTCCCTTCGGTACTGGTCGCCAGCCGCAACGACGAATGGCTGACCATACATCGCGCGCGCACCATGGCACGCCGGTGGGGATCGACGATGCTGGATGCCGGTAAGCTCGGACATATCGGCAACATATCGGGCGTCGGGCTTTGGCCGGACGGCCTCTCCGCACTTGGAGACCTGGCCCTTTCATTGTCCGGCGCTCCCGATCCATAA
- a CDS encoding alpha/beta hydrolase, which translates to MTYSLFRDPSRRRFLGFAASSAAAFEFGGLTRAGRATPASSNRPAVPPRLPAPRQVDAGPLSIGYVEMGPSDGSAVILLHGWPYDIHSFADVAPVLAAAGYRVVMPYLRGYGTTVFRAAATPRNAQQAALAADTIALMDALGIRRAIVAGFDWGARTADIVAALWPERCRGLVSVSGYLIGSQQANAAPLPPKAELAWWYQFYFATERGRLGYARNTREFNRLIWQLASPQWHFDDATYDRSARAFDNPDHVAIVIHNYRWRLGLADGERQYDALEKRLATQPAITVPTITLEGDANGAPHPAPETYRTRFAGRYEHRLVRGGIGHNLPQEAPVAFTDAVRTIAS; encoded by the coding sequence ATGACCTACAGTCTTTTCCGTGACCCGAGCCGCCGCCGCTTCCTGGGCTTCGCGGCCTCGTCCGCCGCTGCGTTCGAATTCGGCGGCCTTACGCGCGCAGGCCGCGCAACGCCGGCATCGAGCAACCGGCCGGCCGTTCCGCCCCGCCTGCCGGCGCCGCGGCAGGTCGATGCGGGGCCCCTGTCCATAGGATATGTCGAGATGGGGCCGTCGGACGGCTCTGCCGTCATTCTTCTGCATGGATGGCCGTATGACATCCACAGTTTTGCCGACGTCGCGCCTGTGCTCGCGGCGGCGGGGTACCGTGTGGTCATGCCCTATCTGCGCGGCTATGGCACGACCGTCTTTCGCGCGGCGGCCACGCCGCGCAATGCGCAGCAGGCCGCGCTGGCGGCTGATACCATCGCGCTGATGGATGCCCTGGGCATCCGCCGGGCGATCGTCGCCGGTTTCGACTGGGGCGCGCGGACGGCGGATATCGTTGCCGCCCTGTGGCCGGAACGGTGCAGGGGGCTGGTGTCGGTCAGCGGCTATCTGATCGGCAGCCAGCAGGCCAATGCCGCGCCGTTGCCGCCGAAAGCGGAACTGGCCTGGTGGTACCAGTTCTATTTCGCGACCGAGCGCGGCCGCCTGGGCTATGCGCGCAACACCAGGGAGTTCAACAGGCTCATCTGGCAGCTCGCCTCGCCGCAATGGCATTTCGACGACGCGACCTACGACCGTTCAGCGCGCGCCTTCGACAACCCCGACCATGTGGCCATCGTGATCCACAATTATCGCTGGCGTCTGGGTCTGGCCGACGGAGAACGTCAATATGACGCGCTGGAAAAGCGACTTGCGACGCAGCCGGCCATCACGGTGCCCACCATTACGCTGGAAGGGGACGCCAACGGCGCGCCGCACCCGGCGCCCGAAACATATCGGACCCGCTTTGCGGGACGCTATGAACATCGCCTGGTCCGTGGCGGGATCGGTCACAATCTGCCGCAGGAAGCGCCGGTCGCCTTTACGGACGCGGTGCGGACGATCGCGTCGTGA
- a CDS encoding MarR family winged helix-turn-helix transcriptional regulator: MDARPPKPDYPKLADFMCFAVYSTNLAYGRAYRPILEELGVTYTQWIAIVALWEEDHQTVSGLGEKLFLESNTLTPILKKLETLGYLRRGRDPRDERQVIVSLTESGRALREKGAQRTLVQASGLEPDEFRALQKAIVKLRTNLIRHAEAGN; this comes from the coding sequence ATGGATGCGCGCCCGCCCAAGCCGGACTACCCGAAACTCGCGGATTTCATGTGCTTCGCCGTCTATTCGACGAACCTCGCCTATGGTCGCGCCTACAGACCGATCCTGGAGGAACTGGGCGTCACCTACACCCAGTGGATCGCCATCGTCGCCTTGTGGGAAGAAGATCACCAGACCGTGAGCGGGCTGGGAGAGAAGCTCTTCCTCGAATCCAATACGCTGACGCCGATCCTGAAAAAGCTGGAGACCCTCGGCTATCTCCGCCGAGGACGCGACCCGCGGGATGAGAGGCAAGTGATCGTCAGCCTGACCGAGTCCGGTCGCGCCCTGCGCGAGAAGGGCGCGCAGAGGACGCTGGTCCAGGCATCGGGCCTGGAACCGGACGAGTTCCGCGCACTTCAAAAGGCCATCGTCAAGCTGCGCACGAATTTGATCCGCCATGCGGAGGCGGGGAACTGA
- a CDS encoding TetR/AcrR family transcriptional regulator, giving the protein MARPQQFDRDQVLDAAVAVFRQHGFEGSSAAALVSAMGIGRQSLYNSFGDKWQLYQEAVRRYAAAETEAHLAALRRGPRAVDGIRHFLERVVETARETCLGVSSICEFGTSRTDLAKIHECFGRVLRDALMTRMRQAQCEGDLSSAIDTGEAAAFLIATVAGIRVSARGGADRATLAAVARAALRGLR; this is encoded by the coding sequence ATGGCACGGCCACAGCAATTCGATCGGGATCAGGTTCTGGACGCGGCCGTCGCCGTCTTCCGACAGCATGGCTTCGAGGGAAGTTCGGCAGCCGCGCTCGTCTCGGCAATGGGGATCGGTCGGCAAAGCCTGTACAACAGCTTCGGCGACAAGTGGCAACTCTATCAGGAGGCGGTCCGCCGTTACGCGGCGGCAGAGACCGAGGCACATCTGGCAGCGCTGCGGCGCGGCCCGCGCGCCGTTGACGGCATCCGGCATTTTCTGGAACGCGTGGTCGAAACAGCGCGGGAGACGTGCCTGGGCGTCAGCAGCATCTGCGAATTCGGAACCTCTCGCACCGATCTCGCGAAGATCCATGAATGCTTCGGCAGGGTTCTGCGCGACGCCCTCATGACCCGAATGCGTCAGGCCCAGTGCGAGGGCGACCTGTCTTCCGCTATTGATACTGGCGAAGCGGCGGCCTTCCTGATCGCCACGGTCGCGGGCATCCGGGTGTCGGCCCGGGGCGGTGCCGACCGGGCGACCCTTGCCGCCGTCGCACGCGCGGCGCTGCGTGGCCTGCGCTAA
- a CDS encoding SDR family NAD(P)-dependent oxidoreductase: MTPENTPENPAETLHEIKETFAATPDRSRVAMVFGGSRGIGAGLARRLARDGFAVGLTYVSRPEQAQEVAAAIQADGGRALAVRADSADPAALHAAVEQVVSHYGRLDVAVVNAGVLKLAPLERMSLDDLDLCLNVNVRGVVLAVQAGVARMHDGGRVVTIGSIAAIRPIAPGNSIYAMTKAAVAAFVQGAALDLARRGITINNIQPGPIETDMTDGMADHLVARMPLGRMGRPDDVAALASYLAGPASSFMTGASVTIDGGFIL; this comes from the coding sequence ATGACCCCGGAGAACACCCCAGAGAACCCCGCAGAGACCCTCCATGAGATCAAGGAAACATTCGCGGCCACGCCCGACCGGAGCCGGGTGGCCATGGTGTTCGGCGGATCGCGCGGCATTGGCGCAGGGCTTGCCCGGCGGCTGGCGCGGGACGGATTTGCCGTCGGCCTGACCTATGTATCCCGGCCCGAGCAGGCGCAAGAGGTGGCGGCCGCGATCCAGGCGGATGGCGGCCGCGCGCTGGCCGTCCGGGCCGACAGCGCAGATCCTGCTGCACTGCACGCGGCGGTCGAACAGGTCGTCTCGCATTACGGCCGCCTGGACGTCGCCGTGGTCAATGCCGGCGTGCTGAAGCTGGCGCCGCTGGAGCGGATGAGTCTGGACGATCTCGATCTTTGCCTCAACGTCAATGTGCGCGGCGTCGTGCTCGCCGTTCAGGCCGGCGTCGCCCGGATGCATGACGGTGGGCGCGTGGTGACCATCGGCAGCATTGCCGCGATCCGGCCGATCGCGCCGGGCAACAGTATCTATGCCATGACGAAGGCGGCGGTGGCGGCGTTCGTGCAGGGGGCGGCACTCGACCTCGCCCGGCGCGGGATCACGATCAACAACATCCAGCCCGGCCCGATCGAAACCGACATGACCGACGGCATGGCGGACCATCTGGTCGCCCGAATGCCGCTCGGCCGGATGGGACGTCCGGACGACGTGGCGGCACTCGCGTCCTACCTCGCCGGCCCCGCTTCGTCCTTCATGACCGGCGCAAGCGTGACGATCGACGGAGGCTTCATCCTTTAG